The Gemmatimonadota bacterium region CTCTATTACGACATCAAGGGCGCAAAGGCCTACAACCAGCGGGAAACGGACGACGTCGACACCGTGGGCGTCCGGGCCGTGGACGACTACACCCTGGTCATCGAGACGGAGCAGTCCTGCGCATTTCTGCCTCACATCACCGCGTACCTCACTTCCGCGCCCGTCCCGCCGTGGCAAGTGGAGAAGTACGGGGACCAGTGGGCGCTTGCCGGCACCTGCCTGACCAACGGACCCTTTCAGCTCGAGACGTGGAAAACGGGCCAGTACATGACGTTCGGCCTCAACCCGTACTACGTGGGCTCCAATCCCGGCCATCTCCGCCAGATCGTCCGCATATTCAACGCCATGGTCGGCTCGGTGAGCGCGGCGAACGACATGGGCCTACTGCCCTACGAAAACGACGAGATCGACGTGATCGACGTCAGCCCAATGGTCTACGGCGGCCTGCGCGACGACCCGGAGTGGAACGAACGGGCGTGGTCCTACGACCAGTTCACGACGATCTACCTGTTCTTCAGGACGCGCCAGCCCCCCTTCGACAACCTCAAGGTACGCCAGGCCTTCGCCCACGCCATCGACCAGGTTTCGCTCAACGAGACGATTCTCCAGGAAATGATGATCCCGGCCTATACCATGCTGCCGCTCCATTTCCCCGGCTACGTGGGAGACAAGTACAGGGACCACCAGCGGTTCGACGTGGAGCTCGCCCGGCAGCTGCTCGCCGAGGCCGGCTATCCGGACGGCAGGGGTTTCCCGCGAATGGATATCTGGCTCGCCGACGCCACACCCGCTTCCGCCATCAGCCAGGCGGCCCAGGCGATCCAGGAGATGCTCAAGGAGAACCTGAACATCCAGATCGAAATTCGGAACACGGAAGGCGCGGCGTACCGGTCGGCCATGTATAACTGGGAGTTTCCCATGAGCATCATCGGGTTCAACTACGACTTTCCCGATCCCCACAGCATGCTGGGCATCATCTGGCGGTCTCAGCCCAGGGGGTACACACGCCATGACTGGTTGAACCCGGAATTCGACCGGCTGATCGACACGGCAGCCGGAGAACTGAACCACGAGGCGCGCATGGCGATGTACGAAGAGGCGGAGGGGATTCTCGCCTCGGAGGCCGCCGCCGTCTTCCTCTGGCATGTCAAGGCCTATCAGCTGCGCAAACCCTGGCTGAAGGGATTCAGGGAAGACCGGTGGGGGAACTTCCCCAACTACCGGAACGCGAACACATACTTCGACCTCTACATCGGTAAGGAGGCCGTGGACAGTGACCGGCGCATTGACTACTGAGGCGCCCGCCGGGGGCCCAGCGTCCCGGTATTCGCGGACGGGAAGGATACGTTAACCAGAAAATGAAGTCCATTCCGGCCATAGTGATCCTGATTTTCACCCTTGTGTCGTTGACGCCGTGGACGCCGGTGCAGGCCCAGTCCCAGGTCGAGTCGGCCCAGTCCAGGCAGCAGGAGGTCTATATCGGCCTGCTGGTCGATTCCGGTCCCGTCACGACCGATCCTCAAAGCAGTCTGGCACAGCTCCAGGAGGAAATCCACAGGGTCTTGGGCGCAGAGAGGTCGGTCCACTTTCTCCCCGAACATCTACGCGTTACACTCGGTCAAGCGGACCGGGTCCTGGCCGAATACGCGTCGCTGTCCGGCGATCCGTCTGTCGATCTGATCATTGCCGTCGGCGCCGTGAGCGCTTCGACGCTGGCCGCACAGGGCGCTTTGCCCAAGCCGACAATCGCCATGGGAATCATGGACACGGACCTGCAGGAAATGCCCCTCGTCGAACCCGGGGTCTCTGGAGTATCAAATTACACCTATATACTCAGCGCCGGCTCGATCCAGGACGACCTGGCGGCGTTCCACCACATTCATCCGTTTGCGCGTCTGGCCGTGATCGTCAGTGAGAACCTGAAAGACGCCCTGGATTTTCAGAGTTTCTTCGATCGCCTGGCCGCGCCGTTCGGCGCCCGGGTGGAGTTGGTCTTCTGGGGGACGGAGGCGCCGTTCCCGGTGGTGAGCGACGCGGCAGACGCCGTCTACCTCACCATGACGTTCGAACGCCAGCCGCAAGAGATCCTTCCGCTGGTCTCGGCCCTCGCCGAGCGAAAGCTGCCGTCTTTTGCCAGGGGCAGGCACTACGTGGATGCGGGGATGATGGCGTGTATAGGTTACTCGAACGGCCTGGACCAGATAATCCGCAAATTGGCCCTGACCGTGGAAGGTATCGTCCTGGGCGAGGATCTGTCGGCAATGCCGGTAAGGCTCAACTTCGACGAGCAGCTGGTGCTTAACGCGACCGCCGTCGAGCGTACAGGAATCAACCTTTCATTCGAAACCCTGTTCTCGGCCCGTATTCTCGAGACCGAGGAATCGACCGCCGATCGGCTTCTCAGCCTGCATGAAGTGATTATGGAGGGCTTGAGAAACAATATCGAACTCCGGATCGAACAGCAGAACGTCGATCTGGCCGGTGAGGACGTTCGCCTGGCCAGGTCGTCACTGCTGCCAAAACTTGATGTCTCGACTACGCTGTTACAGGTCGATCCGGACGCCGCGGAGTTGGCCCGGGGTACGCAGCCCGAGCGCAGCGGCTCGGGGGCGGGGAGCATTCAACAGATCCTGTTTTCCGAGCCGGCCTTCGCCAACGTGACGATCCAGCGGTACCTGGAGGAAGCCGCCCGCCATCGTACCGACCTGGTGGCGCTGGACGTGGTGCTGAATCTGTCGAGGGCCTATTTCGATATCCTGCTCGCCAAAACGGCAAGGCGCATACAGAGGGAGAATCTGGAGGTTTCGCGGCGCAACCTCGAGATCGCCAGAACCCGGAACGCCGTGGGATACGCCGGTGTAGCGGACGTGTACCGCTGGGAAAGCGAGGTCGCCCAGGCTACGCAGGCATCCATCGAGGCATTCAATAACCTCTATCTGGCGAAGGTACAACTCAACCGGTTGCTCAATCGGCCGGATATCGACGAGGATTTCGACGTAGCGGAAATCGAGCTCGGCGATCAAATGTTCGGACGTTTCGACCCGACCCGGATCGGGCGGCTGATCGACAACGCGCACGATCTGCGGATCCTGACCGAGTTTCTCGTCGAGGAGTCCCTGAAAAACATGCCTTCGGTGAAACAACTTGAAGCCAACATAAGGGCGGCAGAACGCCAGCAGAAGTTGAACCGGCGCATGTTTTACCTTCCATCCGTGGCGCTGCGCGGGCAGGCCGACTACACCTACTTCCGTGGCGGCAAGGGGGTGCAGCCGGGCCCCTCCACGCTTCCCGGCGTCACGTGGAATTTGTCGGTCCATCTTTCCTATCCTCTCTTTCAGGGCAACCAGCGCAGGATCGCCATGGATCAGACAGCGGTGCAACAGTACCAGCTTCGCCTCCGGGAAGAGGACCTGCGCAACAGGCTTTCCGAGGCCGTCCGGGTTCGTGTGACCAACGCGGTCTCGAAGCGCACCAATATCCGTTTCGCCCGTGTCGCCGCCGAAAGCGCCGAGAAGAACTTTGAACTCGTACAGGACGCCTACCTCAAGGGGCAACTGGCAATAACCCAACTGATAGACGCACAGCGCGCGGCCTTTTCCGCGCGAGAGGCGGAAACTGCGGCCGTATATGAGTACCTGGTAAGCTATCTGGCACTGGAAAACAGCATCGGAGCCTATACGATGCTCATGACTTCGGAGGAACTGGGGGCGTTTGTCGATCGCCTGACGACCTTCTTCGACAGGAGATCGGAAACGCCATGAAAAGAGGTGCTATGCTGAAGCGGAAACTGCTCAAAGTCCATCTCCTGGCGCTGGGCGTCGTCGTGGGCTGTGGGTCCGAACCGGAGATTGCCGATCCTCCTGTACGTCCCGTGAAATACGCCGAGATCCGCCGCGCCAGCGCCGCACAAGACCAGCGTTTTGCCGGGACCGCGAAAGCGGGTATCGAAGCCAAGCTCAGTTTCAGAGTCGGAGGACTCATCGATTCGATCGCGGTAAAGCTGGGGGACCGGGTCGACGAGGGTCAGCTCATCGCCGCGCTGGACGACCGCGACGCGGTCCTCGCCTACGAACAGTCCAGGGCCGCGTTGGAGAATGCCCGGGTGCAGAGAGCCAATGCCCAGTCCAACCTCATACGCGTACGGGAACTTTACCAGGACCTCAATGTTTCGCTGGCTGAATACGAACAGGCCAAGAACGGGTTCTCCTCGGCCGCTTCCGGCTATGAATCGGCCAGGAAGAGCCTGGACCTGCAGGAACGCCTCCTCGGGTACAACAAGATTTACGCCCCCGTCACGGGCATCGTCGCCGCGGTGAACAACGAGGTCAACGAGGTGATCCAGACCGGCGCCCCCCTGGTCGTGCTGAACGCGGGCAGGGATATCGAAATGGAAGTGGGGGTTCCGGAAGCCCATATCGCCCGGATCCGGGCCGGCCAACCGGTGCGCGTGCGGTTTTCGGCGTTGCCCGGACAGGAATTCGGGGCGAGCGTACAGGAAATAGCTTACGCCCCGGGGGCTTCCAGCACCTATCCCGTCATCGTACGCCTCGATAACCCTTCCACCTCAATCAGGCCCGGCATGGCGGGTGAAGTGGCGTTTCACTTCGGCGTCGATAGCCCGTCCGACCCGCTCGTGGTACCCGTAGAGGCAGTGGGAGAAGGCGCCGAAGGAATCTACGTCTTTGTCATCGATCACGTAGAAGACCGCCGGGGTACTGTCCGCAGGCGGCCCATTCGAATCGGTAAACTACTGGTGGACGGGTTTGTCGTCGATGAGGGGCTGGCCGAGGGGGAACTGGTCGCTACGGCGGGACTCAGGTTCCTGCTGGACGGGATGGAAGTGAGCCTGCTGGAGGAATGAACGGCGCGGATGGCGTGGGCAATCAACCGACCGCGTTACTCGCCGGACCTCGCTGATGAACATCACCAAACTCTCCCTGGAAAACAACCGCGTAACCTTCATGGTGCTGGCCGCGGTATTGCTGCTGGGGCTGGCCGGCTACCAATCTATGCCCCGCGACAGCATGCCCCCCTACACGGTACGTATCGCCACGGTGGTGACCAAACTGGAAGGCGCCGGTCCCGAGCGGGTCGAGGCGCTCATCACCAGCAGAATCGAAGAGGTAGTCCAGCAACTGCCCGAGTTGAAAACCGTCGCCAGCGAGTCTCGGACCGGTCTCTCGGTCGTATCCGTGACACTCAAGGAGAAGATTTCTCCGGGGGATCTCCGGGCCGTGTGGGATCGGCTGCGCCGCAAGCTCGAGACCATCCAGCAGGTCCTGCCCGCCGGCACGGACGGCCCCACGGTTAACGACGAGGGGTTAGGGGTCGTTTACGGCATTGTGATCGGACTGGCAGGCGATGGCTTCACCTTTGTCGAGCTTCGTTCTTACGCCGAGGACCTGCGGGATGATCTGATCAAGTTGCCCGACGCTTCCGAGGTGGAAATAAGCGGCATCCAGGATGAGCGGATATACCTGGAATTCAACGACGCGCGGCTGGCCGAACTCGGTCTCTCCGCCAACATGATTAGGAACACCATCGCAAGTACCAATATCGTATATCCCGGGGGGGAAGTCAGTCTGGAGGATGAGCGCATCGTACTCGAACCGACCGGCAGTTATGCCGATCTCGAAGATCTTGCGCGCACCTTCGTTCCGGTGGGCAGGGGCGGAAGCGTTTACCTCGGCGACATCACCCACATAGTAAGGGGTTACAGCAGCCCGCGGCAGCACCTGGTTAAAATAAACGGCCGGCCGGGTCTGGCGCTTTCGGTAGCGCTCAGCGAAGGGGCCAATGTCATCCGATTGGGAGAAGAGATCAATCGGGTGCTCGAGGTTCACCAGGACCGGTTGCCCCTCGGTGTTACGCTGAACCGGATCGCCTCCCAGGATTTCGAGGTGGAAAAGTCCGTTAACGACTTCACCAACAACCTCCTTCAAAGCGTCCTGGTCGTCTTTCTTTCCATGCTGTTCTTTCTGGGCCTGCGCACCGGCCTGGTGGTCGCCAGCCTCATTCCCACGGCCATCGTCGCGACGCTTTTCGTCATGGGACTGCTGGACCTTGGTCTCAACCAGGTCTCACTGGCCGCGCTGATCATGGCACTGGGACTGCTGGTGGACAATTCCATCGTGGTAACCGAATCGATCATGGTCAAGATGGAAAACGGCGCCGATCCCGTTGATGCCGCTATTGAATCGACCCGGGAGCTGGCCGTACCGCTCCTGGTCTCCTCCCTGACGACATCTGCCGCCTTCCTGTGCTTCTTTCTCGCCGAATCGATCATGGGCGAGATCGTCCGGCCCCTATTCAGTGTGATTACCATCGCACTGTTGTCCTCGTGGCTGCTTTCCCTGACGGTCGTCGCTCTGTTATCGGTGTTCTTCATCAAGGTAAAACGACGGACTGCGGAAGCGGAGGACGACCGTTCGTTCTTTCAACGGTTGACCGTGATTTACGCGAGGTCGCTTCAAAAAGCGCTCGATCGGCCATGGTCGTTTACCACCGCAATCGCCGGACTGTTCGTCCTTTCCGTTTTCGGTTTTGGCCTGTTGCCTTTCATCTTCACATCCGACAGTGAACGCAACCTGGTTACCCTGGACATGAATCTGCCCCTGGGTACCAAAATCGAAACGACGACCGCCCATGTGGATCAAATCGAGGCTTATCTGGCGGATAGTCTGCTGGTAGGCGAACGGCGACGGGGGGTAGTGGACTGGTCGAGTTTTATCGGCGCAGGGCCGATGTCCTACGATCTGGGCTATCAGCCGGGCGAAGCGAATTCGGGCTACGCCCACCTGCTGCTCAATACGAGCTCGGGCGAAGACAACCAGTGGGTGATCGACCGCCTCGATGCCTTCTGCTTCCGCTCCTTCCCGGACGCCAAAGTCAGGGTTGCCGGACTGGCCGGCGGTGGTGGAGGGGGCTCGGACGTGAGCGTGCGGATAGTCGGGCCCGATCCCGACGAGTTGTTCGCTATCTCTGAGCGGATCAAGCGGAAGCTCAGTGAAATCGCGGGAACGCAGAATATCGGCGATGACTGGGGCCCCAAAATCAAGAAGATCACCATCGACATCGACCAGTCCAGGGCCCGGCGTGCCGGGTTGACCAACCAGGATATCGCCCTCTCGCTGCAAACCGCCCTCACCGGTTTCAATACGGGTGTATTCCGCGAAGGCGATCAGAGTATTCCCATCATACTGCGAAACGAAAACAGCCAGGAAGTGGACGTGCGCCAGTTGGAAAGCATCAACATCTATGCGCAGGGGTCAGGCGACAACGTGCCGCTGGGGCAGGTGGCGCAGATCGTGCCCCAGTGGCAATACGCGAAAATCCTGCGTCGCGACCTTCACCGCACGCTTACCGTATCCTGCGATGCCAGAGCCGGTAATACCGCGCGGGATGTCATCGACGTGCTCGTCCCCTGGCTCGAGGAAGACAGCATATCCTGGAAATCGGAATATCGTTACGATCTGGGCGGCGAAGCGGAACAAAGCGCCGAAGCTTTCGGCGCGGTCCTGGCCAAGTTGCCGCTGTCGGCCTTCATCATTCTGGGTCTGTTGATCGTCCAGTTCAATTCCTTCCGCAGGACGTTCATCGTACTGAGCACGATTCCCCTCGGCCTGATCGGGGTCGTGATCGGACTCCTCGTTCTGCGCTCGTACTTTGGGTTCTTCGCCCTGCTCGGCCTGATCGCCCTGGCCGGGATCGTCATCAACAACGCGATTGTGCTGCTGGACCGAATCGGGATCGAGCGGGACCGGTTCGGACGCAAGCTGGAGGAGGCTATCGTGGCCGCGGCCCGGCAGCGTCTGCGGCCCATCCTGCTCACCACGTGTACGACGACCCTGGGACTCGTTCCCCTCTACCTGGGGGGCGGTCTGATGTGGGAACCCCTGGCGGTGGCCATTATGTCAGGATTGCTTTTCGCGACCGTAATCACCTTGTTTTTTGTGCCCGTGCTATACAAGATACTGTTCGCAACCAGGACCTGAAGTCTCACTATCGATGCAAACAGCCGGGCTGCCGTTCGCCTGCAACAGAGGATACCGGCCCCGTAGGGTCACGGCAAACCGCGCAGACTCGGCCGCCGCATATTGACCAAACCGCATTAGAACCCTGGACGGCCATCCTATGGATAACGGACACCAGTACACCGAGATGACCGACGAGCAGCGGGAACATCTCGACCAATACGGCTACCTGATCATCGAAGACGCGCTTCCTCCGGCGGTCGTCGGGGAGTTGAACGGGGCCATCGACGAAGTGTACGACCGGGCCCGGAAGGAGGGCACGCTGGGGAAAGTCGGCGACCTGAACATGCGGAACTGCATCGTAGCCCACGACGCCTTTTTGCAGTTGCTCGACTGGCCGGCGACCATTCCCCTGGCCTGGGGCGCGCTCAGTTGGAACATCCAGATGATCACCTCCCACCTCATCGTGCTGCCCTCGGGGCCGGAACCCACCGAGGAGGCCAGGCGCGGACACGGCATGCACCGAGACGGCGGCCGGTCTTTCGTCGAAATGCAGGAACCCCATCCCCGTATCCTGCTGAAGATTGCCTACGTGCTCAGTGACCAGACCGATCCTTCCTCCGGGGCCACTTCGCTGGTGCCCGGCAGCAACCGGATTACGGGGGAGCCGCCCAGGGATCCGGCCACGGGCTGGCCCTACGGCGCCATCCAGATGAACCTGCCGGCCGGAAGCGCCTTCCTGTTCGAGCAGCGCACCTTTCACAGTATCGGCCACAACTGGTGCGGCCACGACCGCAGGACCATCTTCATGGGATACGCGTACCGGTGGGTGAAGCCCATGGACTATATCCAGATGCCGAAGTCCCTCGTGGACCGTTGCACACCCCTGCAGAAGCAGTTGATCGGCGAGGTGGGCGACGCGCTGAGCTACTACCTGCCGGAAGAAGAGGACGTGCCGCTCAAGGCCTTTCTTGAGGGGAAATGAGGTCCGCGCATGGCCAATGTCCTCCTGCTCATCTCCGATGAGCACAATCCCTTCTATTCCTCGGTCTACGGTCATCCTTTCGTCCAGACGCCGGCCATGGACCGATTGGCGGAGACCGGCGTCACCTACGAGAACGCCTACTGCCCGTCGCCTCTCTGCACACCCAGCCGGTCCGCCTTCATGACGGGGCGCAGGGTGCACGAGATCCAGGCCTATTCCAACTGCACCATCGGCGTCGACCCGGATATACCCACCTACGGGGGCGCCTTGTCAGAACAGGGCGTGTATTCCGTGCACGTGGGCAAAACGCACGTCTTCGCGCCGAGTAGCGAGTTGGGTTTCCGCGAGACGCGCCTTGCCCGGGAGAAAACGGGCTCCGGCGACCCGGAAATCGGACGGCGGCCGTTCCGGATCAGGCGGGCCGCCGCGGAACGGGCCGCCCAGTTCGGGGTAAAGGAGTCACATCTCCGCCTCGACCTGGAACGCGTCGACGCGGCCGTGGACTGGCTGACGCATACCGCGCCTTCGCTGGGGCAGCCCTGGACCCTCACGGTAAACATCATCCATCCCCATTTCCCCCACTACACCTCCCAGGAGTTGTGGGACCTCTTTCCCCGGGGCGGCGACCTGCCGGAATACGGGGTCGACGAGGAGACGGCGAACCATCCCCGGGCCCGTGAAGTGCGTGAACATTTCCAGACGGACCTGTTCACCGAGGACCAGGTGCGGGGCCAGCGCCGCGGGTACCTTGCCTGTGTGACCTTCGTGGACCGCCAACTGGCGCGTCTGGTCGAGGCGCTGAAAGCGTCGGGCCTGTACGACGATACCAATGTCATCTATACGTCGGACCACGGGGAGATGCTCGGCAAGTTCGGCATGTGGTGGAAATGCTCCCTCTACGAAGACGCGAGCCGCATCCCCTGCATCGCGGCGGGGCCCGACTTCCCGTCCGGGGTCCGTGTTTCAACGCCGGTGGACCTCCACGATGTCCAGGCGAGCCTGTTCGCTTCGAGCGGCGCGGAACGGCCAATGGACTGGGTGGGCCGTCCGCTGCAAGACGTACCGGAAAATAACGACCGGCGCGTGGTGTTCTCGGAATACCATGGCCACGGGGCCAGGTACAGCGCCTTCATGATCCGAAAGGGCAAGTGGAAGTATCTTCATCACGTCGGAGCGCCCCACCAGCTGTTCGACCTGGACCTCGACCCCGATGAGCTTCAGAGCGTCTATGAGGCGCACCCCGCGGTGGCCGCCGACCTGGAGAAGGAACTCCGTTCGATCTGCGATCCCGAGGCGGAGAACGGCCGGGCGGACCGATTCATCGAAGCGCAGCTCACAGCCATGTCGACCGGCGAGTGAATGCCGAACGATGCCTAACCGAGAAACCACGAGAACGGGAAGATGAGCGAAAAGCGACTGCTGGGCATCACCGTCCTGGCCGATTTCATCCTGAACGAAGGGGTGGACGCCGTGCTGGACAACCTGGTGGAGCGTGCCGGCGCTACCGCCGTGGCGGTGAATCCCACGGTGACCGCGCCGTCCGAGGAAGGCGTCGGTTCCTTCCAGCCGCCCAGCGACGCCGGCAGCAGTCCCCGCCTCTTCGATCGACCCTTGTGGGGCCGGCGTTCGCTTTGGGTGCGGAGCGCACCGAGCTACAAGCCTCGTCTGTCGTATTATGCAGAAACCCCGTACAAGCCCCGTGAACCCAACGAACTGACGGACGCCCACGGCGACCTGATCGAACGGTTCATCGACGCGGCGATGGAACGCGGACTCAAGGTCTATCTGCAGCTGAGCGGCGCGACGCCGCCGGGACTGTTGGATGATGACCGGCCGAAGAAGCCGGACGGACAGCTGCCGGACCGCATGGCCGACACGGGTTGCCTCGCCAGCGGGGCGATCCGGGCGTACATTGCCGCCTACGTACGCGACCTGCTTGAACAGTATCCCCGGGTAACCGGCTTTCGGCCGGACTGGCCCGAGTACCCCTGTTACAAGCTGGACGAGGCCTTCCAGGATTTCAATCCCCAGGTGGCGCGCTGGGCTTCGGAAAACCAGTTCGACTACGAGGCCATCCGCCGGGACGTGCGGGCGGCCTACGACTACCTGCACGGACGGCTCGAAAACCGGGACCTGCTCGACATCAGCGGGCCCGGCAGGGGCGCGGCTACGCTGGCCGCAGTTTTCCGGTCCTTTCCGGGCATCGTGGAATGGCTGCGCCTGAAATCCGCCCTGTCCAACGACCTGCTGCGACACTGGAGGTCGGTCATCACGACGCACGGCGGCTCCGAAAAGG contains the following coding sequences:
- a CDS encoding peptide ABC transporter substrate-binding protein — its product is LYYDIKGAKAYNQRETDDVDTVGVRAVDDYTLVIETEQSCAFLPHITAYLTSAPVPPWQVEKYGDQWALAGTCLTNGPFQLETWKTGQYMTFGLNPYYVGSNPGHLRQIVRIFNAMVGSVSAANDMGLLPYENDEIDVIDVSPMVYGGLRDDPEWNERAWSYDQFTTIYLFFRTRQPPFDNLKVRQAFAHAIDQVSLNETILQEMMIPAYTMLPLHFPGYVGDKYRDHQRFDVELARQLLAEAGYPDGRGFPRMDIWLADATPASAISQAAQAIQEMLKENLNIQIEIRNTEGAAYRSAMYNWEFPMSIIGFNYDFPDPHSMLGIIWRSQPRGYTRHDWLNPEFDRLIDTAAGELNHEARMAMYEEAEGILASEAAAVFLWHVKAYQLRKPWLKGFREDRWGNFPNYRNANTYFDLYIGKEAVDSDRRIDY
- a CDS encoding TolC family protein, which produces MKSIPAIVILIFTLVSLTPWTPVQAQSQVESAQSRQQEVYIGLLVDSGPVTTDPQSSLAQLQEEIHRVLGAERSVHFLPEHLRVTLGQADRVLAEYASLSGDPSVDLIIAVGAVSASTLAAQGALPKPTIAMGIMDTDLQEMPLVEPGVSGVSNYTYILSAGSIQDDLAAFHHIHPFARLAVIVSENLKDALDFQSFFDRLAAPFGARVELVFWGTEAPFPVVSDAADAVYLTMTFERQPQEILPLVSALAERKLPSFARGRHYVDAGMMACIGYSNGLDQIIRKLALTVEGIVLGEDLSAMPVRLNFDEQLVLNATAVERTGINLSFETLFSARILETEESTADRLLSLHEVIMEGLRNNIELRIEQQNVDLAGEDVRLARSSLLPKLDVSTTLLQVDPDAAELARGTQPERSGSGAGSIQQILFSEPAFANVTIQRYLEEAARHRTDLVALDVVLNLSRAYFDILLAKTARRIQRENLEVSRRNLEIARTRNAVGYAGVADVYRWESEVAQATQASIEAFNNLYLAKVQLNRLLNRPDIDEDFDVAEIELGDQMFGRFDPTRIGRLIDNAHDLRILTEFLVEESLKNMPSVKQLEANIRAAERQQKLNRRMFYLPSVALRGQADYTYFRGGKGVQPGPSTLPGVTWNLSVHLSYPLFQGNQRRIAMDQTAVQQYQLRLREEDLRNRLSEAVRVRVTNAVSKRTNIRFARVAAESAEKNFELVQDAYLKGQLAITQLIDAQRAAFSAREAETAAVYEYLVSYLALENSIGAYTMLMTSEELGAFVDRLTTFFDRRSETP
- a CDS encoding efflux RND transporter periplasmic adaptor subunit; protein product: MKRGAMLKRKLLKVHLLALGVVVGCGSEPEIADPPVRPVKYAEIRRASAAQDQRFAGTAKAGIEAKLSFRVGGLIDSIAVKLGDRVDEGQLIAALDDRDAVLAYEQSRAALENARVQRANAQSNLIRVRELYQDLNVSLAEYEQAKNGFSSAASGYESARKSLDLQERLLGYNKIYAPVTGIVAAVNNEVNEVIQTGAPLVVLNAGRDIEMEVGVPEAHIARIRAGQPVRVRFSALPGQEFGASVQEIAYAPGASSTYPVIVRLDNPSTSIRPGMAGEVAFHFGVDSPSDPLVVPVEAVGEGAEGIYVFVIDHVEDRRGTVRRRPIRIGKLLVDGFVVDEGLAEGELVATAGLRFLLDGMEVSLLEE
- a CDS encoding efflux RND transporter permease subunit, which produces MNITKLSLENNRVTFMVLAAVLLLGLAGYQSMPRDSMPPYTVRIATVVTKLEGAGPERVEALITSRIEEVVQQLPELKTVASESRTGLSVVSVTLKEKISPGDLRAVWDRLRRKLETIQQVLPAGTDGPTVNDEGLGVVYGIVIGLAGDGFTFVELRSYAEDLRDDLIKLPDASEVEISGIQDERIYLEFNDARLAELGLSANMIRNTIASTNIVYPGGEVSLEDERIVLEPTGSYADLEDLARTFVPVGRGGSVYLGDITHIVRGYSSPRQHLVKINGRPGLALSVALSEGANVIRLGEEINRVLEVHQDRLPLGVTLNRIASQDFEVEKSVNDFTNNLLQSVLVVFLSMLFFLGLRTGLVVASLIPTAIVATLFVMGLLDLGLNQVSLAALIMALGLLVDNSIVVTESIMVKMENGADPVDAAIESTRELAVPLLVSSLTTSAAFLCFFLAESIMGEIVRPLFSVITIALLSSWLLSLTVVALLSVFFIKVKRRTAEAEDDRSFFQRLTVIYARSLQKALDRPWSFTTAIAGLFVLSVFGFGLLPFIFTSDSERNLVTLDMNLPLGTKIETTTAHVDQIEAYLADSLLVGERRRGVVDWSSFIGAGPMSYDLGYQPGEANSGYAHLLLNTSSGEDNQWVIDRLDAFCFRSFPDAKVRVAGLAGGGGGGSDVSVRIVGPDPDELFAISERIKRKLSEIAGTQNIGDDWGPKIKKITIDIDQSRARRAGLTNQDIALSLQTALTGFNTGVFREGDQSIPIILRNENSQEVDVRQLESINIYAQGSGDNVPLGQVAQIVPQWQYAKILRRDLHRTLTVSCDARAGNTARDVIDVLVPWLEEDSISWKSEYRYDLGGEAEQSAEAFGAVLAKLPLSAFIILGLLIVQFNSFRRTFIVLSTIPLGLIGVVIGLLVLRSYFGFFALLGLIALAGIVINNAIVLLDRIGIERDRFGRKLEEAIVAAARQRLRPILLTTCTTTLGLVPLYLGGGLMWEPLAVAIMSGLLFATVITLFFVPVLYKILFATRT
- a CDS encoding phytanoyl-CoA dioxygenase family protein — encoded protein: MDNGHQYTEMTDEQREHLDQYGYLIIEDALPPAVVGELNGAIDEVYDRARKEGTLGKVGDLNMRNCIVAHDAFLQLLDWPATIPLAWGALSWNIQMITSHLIVLPSGPEPTEEARRGHGMHRDGGRSFVEMQEPHPRILLKIAYVLSDQTDPSSGATSLVPGSNRITGEPPRDPATGWPYGAIQMNLPAGSAFLFEQRTFHSIGHNWCGHDRRTIFMGYAYRWVKPMDYIQMPKSLVDRCTPLQKQLIGEVGDALSYYLPEEEDVPLKAFLEGK
- a CDS encoding sulfatase-like hydrolase/transferase → MANVLLLISDEHNPFYSSVYGHPFVQTPAMDRLAETGVTYENAYCPSPLCTPSRSAFMTGRRVHEIQAYSNCTIGVDPDIPTYGGALSEQGVYSVHVGKTHVFAPSSELGFRETRLAREKTGSGDPEIGRRPFRIRRAAAERAAQFGVKESHLRLDLERVDAAVDWLTHTAPSLGQPWTLTVNIIHPHFPHYTSQELWDLFPRGGDLPEYGVDEETANHPRAREVREHFQTDLFTEDQVRGQRRGYLACVTFVDRQLARLVEALKASGLYDDTNVIYTSDHGEMLGKFGMWWKCSLYEDASRIPCIAAGPDFPSGVRVSTPVDLHDVQASLFASSGAERPMDWVGRPLQDVPENNDRRVVFSEYHGHGARYSAFMIRKGKWKYLHHVGAPHQLFDLDLDPDELQSVYEAHPAVAADLEKELRSICDPEAENGRADRFIEAQLTAMSTGE